A single window of Paenibacillus sp. SYP-B4298 DNA harbors:
- a CDS encoding sugar-binding transcriptional regulator — MYTIREMVRIAKMYYELGMTQVEIAEKESLSRPTVSRILDAAVKGGIVSFVINYPLDSVSDIADEVKETFGIDKVFVSPVFVSEPSMVLQDVARALAGYLSDLVQDGDTIGISWGETLSYVADQLQPAHRRDVKVVQLNGAVSTTSFSTGAMHILEQFSKAFHSQSYMLSVPTIVDSAVIADAIMTDSSIREVLTLGQQANIAVFGIGRASYQSVLYTAGYFSEAEYGELLRQGAVGDICSRYYTIDGKLTDETLNSRTIGLQLEQLKQKEHSIAMACGEGKAEAIVGALNGKFFNTLFTDEVTAKKLLTLQQASRRKRRT; from the coding sequence ATGTATACAATTCGAGAGATGGTTCGCATTGCCAAGATGTATTATGAGCTGGGCATGACCCAGGTTGAAATTGCAGAAAAGGAAAGCTTGTCGAGACCAACCGTGAGTCGCATTCTGGATGCGGCAGTTAAGGGAGGCATCGTATCCTTTGTTATTAATTATCCGCTCGATTCTGTAAGCGATATCGCAGACGAGGTCAAGGAAACGTTCGGGATCGACAAGGTGTTTGTATCCCCTGTGTTTGTCAGTGAGCCGTCGATGGTGCTACAGGACGTTGCCCGAGCGCTCGCAGGTTATCTTAGCGATCTGGTGCAGGACGGGGATACGATCGGCATCTCATGGGGCGAAACCTTGTCCTATGTCGCGGATCAACTGCAGCCGGCACACCGGCGTGATGTGAAGGTCGTCCAGTTGAACGGTGCGGTCAGCACGACCTCGTTCTCCACAGGAGCGATGCATATATTGGAGCAATTCTCCAAGGCATTTCATTCTCAATCGTACATGCTGTCGGTTCCGACGATCGTAGATTCAGCCGTCATCGCTGACGCGATTATGACGGATTCCTCCATTCGCGAGGTGCTGACGCTCGGACAGCAGGCCAACATTGCGGTATTCGGCATTGGCAGAGCCTCTTATCAGTCCGTGCTCTACACGGCGGGTTATTTCTCAGAAGCGGAGTACGGAGAGTTGTTGCGACAAGGAGCGGTAGGAGACATTTGTTCCCGCTATTACACAATTGATGGCAAATTAACGGATGAAACGCTTAACTCACGCACGATCGGCCTGCAACTGGAGCAGTTGAAGCAGAAGGAGCATTCGATTGCGATGGCCTGCGGTGAAGGAAAAGCCGAAGCGATCGTCGGAGCGTTGAACGGGAAATTTTTTAATACGTTGTTTACGGATGAAGTGACGGCCAAGAAGCTGCTGACTCTGCAACAGGCAAGCAGACGCAAAAGGCGCACTTAA
- a CDS encoding galactitol-1-phosphate 5-dehydrogenase — MKAVKLYEPGNLKVEEVAIPVIAPHEVLIEVKAVGVCGSDIPRVLHKGAYSQGLTIGHEFAGVIVETGQEVQQWRVGQRVAVAPLIPCGECVYCKDGLFSLCDTYDYYGSRSDGAMANFIKVTPDNLVELPDNVSYEAGAMVDPAANAIHGLWAGEFKAGDSIAIFGLGAIGLFAIQFAKELGASHIAAVDIHEEKLELARRLGADVTINSRLENPVAVLEEKFGGMNFAFDTSGSPIAQDQAVSSCTKKGRVVFLGISHAGLELSKDSVNKILRYELAVHGSWNSFSAPFPGREWTYTTELMGAGKLTAEPIISHRLQLDDAPKLFDQIKNREIIFNKIMFYPQEGQTK; from the coding sequence ATGAAAGCGGTTAAACTGTATGAACCTGGAAATTTGAAGGTGGAGGAGGTCGCCATTCCTGTCATTGCACCACATGAAGTACTTATCGAGGTGAAGGCGGTCGGGGTATGCGGCTCGGACATTCCTAGAGTGCTTCACAAAGGCGCTTATTCACAAGGACTGACAATCGGACATGAATTTGCCGGTGTCATCGTGGAGACAGGCCAAGAGGTGCAGCAATGGCGGGTTGGACAGCGTGTAGCTGTAGCGCCACTCATCCCATGCGGCGAATGCGTCTATTGCAAGGACGGATTGTTCTCGCTATGCGACACGTATGATTATTACGGTTCTCGCAGTGATGGGGCAATGGCTAACTTCATTAAAGTGACGCCAGATAATCTGGTGGAGCTGCCGGACAATGTGTCGTATGAGGCCGGAGCGATGGTCGATCCGGCAGCCAATGCCATTCACGGCCTGTGGGCGGGAGAGTTCAAGGCTGGGGACAGCATCGCCATCTTCGGCCTGGGCGCCATCGGCCTGTTCGCCATCCAGTTCGCCAAGGAGCTGGGCGCCAGCCATATTGCGGCTGTGGATATTCATGAGGAGAAGCTGGAGCTGGCTCGCCGCCTTGGAGCAGATGTGACGATTAACTCCCGCCTTGAGAATCCGGTAGCTGTGCTGGAGGAGAAGTTCGGCGGCATGAACTTTGCCTTCGACACCTCGGGTTCGCCGATTGCCCAGGATCAGGCTGTCAGCTCCTGCACGAAGAAGGGAAGGGTCGTGTTCCTCGGCATCTCTCATGCCGGATTGGAGCTAAGCAAGGATTCTGTGAACAAAATTCTTCGTTACGAGTTGGCTGTACACGGGTCATGGAACTCCTTCTCTGCGCCATTCCCAGGCAGAGAATGGACGTATACGACCGAATTAATGGGAGCGGGCAAGCTGACGGCAGAGCCGATCATTTCGCATCGGCTGCAATTGGATGATGCGCCTAAGCTGTTCGATCAGATTAAGAATCGGGAGATTATTTTTAATAAGATTATGTTCTACCCGCAGGAGGGGCAAACAAAATGA
- a CDS encoding FGGY-family carbohydrate kinase: MTYVLGIDAGTQGLKAALYTAQGEQRWVGSAAYPTSYPHPGSCEQQPLDWWDALLRALRSCPAPELLNAVSAVALCATSSTVLVVDAEGNPQTPAMLWMDTRAKSETDYINGLADPHVADVLRRSGGGVSAEWMTAKSLWLKNNGFLKPGYRIMEQLDWLNFKLSGNWTASKCNAVCKWNYTDHFSRSFFEAIGLEQYEQWWPQQVAAVGDQIGVITVQAAAQTGLPAGIPIFQGGIDAHIGMLGIGACDTGTMSLITGTSFVHLMHTDAAVEEPGLWGPYANAILPDSWLLEGGQLSCGSLTSWFMSQFYPGVQGEALEHVYKELIQEASRLEAGSSGLVMMDSWQGNRTPYRSAAMKGALYGLTLAHTRYHIYRSILEGVAFGTKSIIDTFAGAGVPVSRIIASGGGTKNKLWMQIIADVTGMVIDIADEGEAGTKGCAVIAAYGAGWYSSLQEASQRMTSSSVSYRPDERSRELYTQAYANYVQLHERLGPMMEQSAEQRIPVQIGG; this comes from the coding sequence ATGACGTATGTTCTGGGCATCGATGCTGGCACGCAGGGGCTCAAGGCGGCATTGTATACTGCCCAGGGGGAGCAGCGGTGGGTGGGGAGCGCAGCGTACCCCACGTCCTACCCGCACCCCGGAAGCTGTGAGCAGCAGCCGCTTGATTGGTGGGATGCCTTACTGCGCGCGCTGCGCAGTTGCCCGGCTCCCGAGTTGTTGAATGCGGTTTCAGCAGTAGCATTATGCGCAACTTCCTCGACGGTGCTGGTGGTGGATGCTGAGGGGAACCCGCAGACGCCTGCGATGCTATGGATGGATACCCGAGCCAAGTCTGAGACAGACTATATTAATGGACTGGCCGACCCGCATGTTGCGGATGTTCTCCGCCGCTCTGGAGGCGGGGTCTCGGCGGAGTGGATGACAGCCAAATCACTATGGCTAAAAAACAACGGCTTCTTGAAGCCAGGGTATCGCATTATGGAGCAATTGGATTGGCTTAATTTTAAGCTGAGCGGTAACTGGACGGCTTCGAAATGCAATGCAGTGTGCAAATGGAATTATACAGATCACTTCTCACGTTCATTCTTCGAGGCCATCGGCTTGGAGCAGTATGAGCAGTGGTGGCCGCAGCAGGTAGCGGCTGTTGGCGACCAGATCGGCGTCATAACTGTACAGGCGGCTGCCCAGACCGGGCTTCCGGCAGGCATCCCTATATTTCAAGGAGGAATTGATGCGCATATCGGCATGCTTGGCATCGGGGCCTGTGATACGGGAACGATGAGCTTGATTACAGGCACCAGCTTCGTTCACCTGATGCATACCGATGCGGCGGTCGAGGAGCCTGGGCTGTGGGGGCCTTATGCCAATGCAATATTGCCAGATAGCTGGCTGCTTGAAGGCGGGCAGTTGTCCTGCGGCTCCTTGACCTCCTGGTTCATGAGCCAGTTCTACCCCGGCGTGCAAGGGGAAGCGCTGGAGCACGTGTACAAGGAGCTGATTCAGGAAGCGTCAAGGCTGGAGGCTGGCAGCAGCGGCCTGGTGATGATGGATAGCTGGCAGGGGAACCGGACGCCGTATCGCAGTGCCGCTATGAAGGGGGCGCTGTATGGGTTGACGCTTGCTCATACCCGGTATCATATCTACCGGTCGATTCTGGAGGGGGTTGCCTTCGGAACGAAGAGCATCATCGATACCTTCGCAGGTGCGGGGGTTCCCGTCTCACGGATTATCGCCTCTGGCGGTGGCACCAAGAACAAGCTATGGATGCAAATTATTGCGGATGTTACCGGCATGGTGATCGACATCGCGGATGAGGGCGAGGCGGGCACGAAGGGCTGTGCGGTCATTGCGGCATACGGAGCAGGGTGGTACAGCTCGCTGCAGGAGGCATCGCAGCGCATGACATCTTCCTCTGTCTCCTACAGACCCGATGAGCGAAGCCGAGAGCTGTATACGCAAGCTTATGCTAATTATGTGCAGTTGCATGAACGATTGGGTCCCATGATGGAGCAATCCGCAGAGCAGCGCATACCGGTACAGATAGGGGGGTAG
- a CDS encoding sugar ABC transporter ATP-binding protein: MEPILSMLNISKSFPGVKALSHVDFTVRQGEVHCLIGANGAGKSTLMKILTGVYDKDEGDIYFEGSKVEIGNPARSKELGIAIIYQELSLIDHLSVAENIFLGSYLKPAYGLLSWRKLRREAAGILERFGISIPVDKRVGELSAGHKQIVELAKAIASHARLIIMDEPSTTLSQKEVETLFRVIGDLKRQGITVIYISHKLEELFAIGDRVTVMRDGRYIATKALTELDEEELVELIIGHKAVRHVHVKHERQFEELLRVEHLTTKHVHNVSFELGKGEIIGLYGLVGSGRTEVLRAIYGADKLQRGTIHLHGRQRIIQSPGQAIRAGMGLVPENRKTEGAMLHLSVQENAVISSHHLFSRFSILKGHQVRQAVKERIQALNIKTPHQDTLMVNLSGGNQQKVIISRWLIRDSELLLFDEPTQGIDIGAKEEIYKIMRSLAAEGKGIIVVSSEINELLQVCDRILVMYSGRLVGEFDDPRNEKEEILHYAVKGGEELEAN, encoded by the coding sequence ATGGAGCCGATATTAAGCATGTTGAACATCAGCAAGTCGTTCCCAGGTGTGAAAGCGCTTAGTCACGTTGATTTTACGGTGCGGCAAGGAGAGGTGCATTGCCTGATCGGTGCCAATGGGGCAGGCAAATCAACCTTGATGAAAATCTTGACCGGCGTCTATGACAAGGACGAGGGCGACATTTATTTCGAGGGCAGCAAGGTCGAGATTGGCAATCCTGCGCGGAGCAAGGAGCTAGGCATCGCTATTATTTATCAGGAGCTGTCGCTGATCGATCATCTCTCGGTAGCGGAAAATATATTTCTAGGCTCCTATTTGAAGCCGGCTTACGGCCTGCTGTCCTGGCGGAAGCTGCGGCGAGAGGCGGCTGGCATACTGGAGAGATTCGGCATCTCGATTCCGGTCGACAAGAGGGTAGGAGAGCTGAGCGCCGGGCACAAGCAGATCGTTGAATTGGCGAAGGCGATAGCCAGCCATGCCCGACTCATTATTATGGATGAGCCTTCGACAACACTGTCGCAAAAGGAGGTCGAGACGCTATTCCGGGTTATTGGCGACCTGAAGCGACAGGGCATTACCGTCATCTACATCTCACATAAGCTGGAGGAGCTGTTTGCCATCGGTGATCGAGTTACCGTTATGCGGGATGGTCGTTACATCGCCACCAAGGCGCTGACGGAGTTGGATGAGGAAGAGCTGGTGGAGTTAATCATCGGCCACAAAGCAGTGCGGCATGTTCATGTCAAGCACGAGCGGCAGTTCGAGGAGCTGCTCCGGGTGGAGCACTTAACGACGAAGCACGTCCATAATGTGAGCTTTGAGCTGGGCAAGGGTGAAATCATCGGTCTGTACGGTCTTGTCGGGTCGGGGCGAACCGAGGTGCTGCGCGCCATCTACGGCGCTGACAAGCTGCAGCGCGGAACGATTCACCTTCATGGGCGCCAGCGGATCATTCAGTCGCCGGGGCAGGCGATACGTGCGGGGATGGGGCTTGTGCCGGAGAACCGCAAGACGGAAGGGGCGATGCTGCATCTGTCCGTGCAGGAGAACGCTGTCATCTCCTCGCATCATCTGTTTTCACGCTTCTCGATTTTGAAGGGGCACCAGGTGCGTCAGGCGGTCAAGGAACGGATACAAGCGCTCAACATCAAGACGCCTCATCAGGATACACTGATGGTCAATCTGAGCGGCGGCAATCAACAGAAGGTGATCATCTCCAGGTGGCTGATCCGCGATTCAGAGCTGCTGCTGTTCGATGAACCTACACAGGGCATCGACATCGGAGCCAAGGAGGAAATCTATAAAATTATGCGTTCGCTCGCTGCTGAGGGCAAAGGAATCATTGTCGTCTCCTCTGAAATTAACGAGCTGCTGCAGGTGTGCGACCGCATTCTGGTCATGTACAGCGGCCGATTGGTAGGGGAATTCGACGATCCGCGCAATGAAAAGGAGGAAATACTTCATTATGCCGTCAAAGGGGGGGAAGAGCTTGAAGCCAATTAG
- a CDS encoding ABC transporter permease, translating to MKPISMEAGAAKPTASFRWLDVVKRYNLFFLLFLFMGIGALLSPKFLTVQNLLNLLQQSSVVGIIALGMTFVILVAGIDLSVGSTLALSSMTMAILVTSGLGSLPAILIALIAGGAIGAINGLISTKLKVPAFIATLATMVAARGLALLLTDGKPVFNLPESIRFLGGNIFGRIPVSGVIWIALTLLSVFVLRYTTFGRKLYAIGGNPQSAHLTGIKVNLYITSAYVICGLMAALGGVVLTSWLTVGQPTSGQGVELDAIAAVVLGGTSLFGGVGGAGGTFVGVLLMSILTNLFNLIGLSSYYQSIFMGLIIVLALVFNRFVIKSHQG from the coding sequence TTGAAGCCAATTAGCATGGAAGCTGGTGCGGCCAAGCCGACTGCAAGCTTCAGGTGGCTGGATGTCGTCAAGCGTTACAATCTATTTTTCTTGCTGTTTTTATTTATGGGAATCGGCGCTCTTCTGTCGCCCAAATTTCTCACCGTACAAAACCTGTTAAATCTGTTGCAGCAATCATCTGTTGTAGGCATTATCGCATTAGGAATGACCTTCGTCATTTTGGTGGCAGGCATTGATCTGTCCGTCGGCTCCACCTTGGCGCTGTCGAGTATGACGATGGCCATCCTCGTGACGAGCGGTCTGGGCTCCTTGCCTGCGATTCTCATCGCGCTCATCGCCGGTGGAGCCATCGGGGCAATCAACGGACTGATCTCCACGAAGCTCAAGGTGCCGGCATTCATTGCAACACTAGCGACCATGGTAGCCGCTCGTGGATTGGCGCTGCTGCTGACCGACGGCAAGCCGGTGTTTAACCTGCCTGAGTCGATTCGATTTCTCGGCGGCAACATCTTTGGCCGCATCCCCGTATCCGGGGTCATCTGGATCGCGCTTACACTGCTCTCGGTATTTGTCCTGCGCTACACGACGTTCGGCCGCAAGCTGTACGCCATCGGCGGCAATCCGCAGTCAGCCCATCTGACAGGAATTAAAGTGAATCTCTATATCACTTCTGCCTATGTGATCTGCGGATTGATGGCAGCTCTAGGCGGCGTTGTGCTGACCTCCTGGCTGACGGTCGGGCAGCCGACATCGGGACAAGGCGTTGAGCTGGATGCGATCGCAGCGGTCGTGCTTGGCGGCACTAGCCTGTTTGGTGGTGTCGGCGGTGCGGGAGGCACGTTCGTCGGGGTGCTGCTGATGAGTATATTGACTAATCTCTTCAATCTAATTGGCTTGTCCTCGTACTATCAGTCGATCTTTATGGGCTTGATCATCGTGCTGGCGCTTGTGTTCAACCGGTTCGTCATCAAGTCGCACCAAGGCTGA
- a CDS encoding substrate-binding domain-containing protein — MKTKKWASISMTALLCAVLMVSGCSSQSKGSGNTSEEGKDKVTIGFSQVTMESPFYTSLVEAAKAEAEKNGVELITIDAQNNLQKQNQDVQDLITKGIDVLVLNPTNPTAVAPALALAKQNNIPVVTVDRPTEEAVASFVGRDNKQMGRLAGAKAVELLGGLGAAKGKIIELQGDAGGKVMMDRHDGFHEVVEAEKGVQIIEGPYSNYVRAEAVKAMQDLLQAHPDVSLVYAHNDDMAMGAVQVLKQANMLDKVKVVGIDGLSEAVNAIIEGSYSATVLNDPAVLGRLVVRTALKVAKGEQVESYIDGGTGLIDASNAAKYKSDNVFAPME; from the coding sequence ATGAAGACAAAAAAATGGGCAAGCATTTCGATGACAGCGCTTTTATGTGCAGTATTGATGGTTAGCGGCTGTTCTTCTCAAAGCAAAGGCTCGGGGAACACGAGCGAGGAGGGGAAGGATAAAGTTACCATCGGCTTCTCGCAGGTGACGATGGAATCCCCGTTCTATACGTCGCTTGTTGAAGCAGCGAAGGCTGAGGCGGAGAAGAACGGTGTCGAGCTGATTACGATTGACGCGCAAAATAATCTGCAAAAGCAAAATCAGGACGTGCAGGATCTCATTACAAAAGGAATTGATGTGCTCGTGCTGAATCCGACCAACCCGACTGCGGTCGCTCCGGCGCTGGCGCTCGCCAAGCAAAATAATATTCCGGTTGTGACGGTTGACCGTCCAACAGAAGAAGCGGTCGCTTCGTTCGTAGGACGCGACAATAAGCAGATGGGCCGGCTTGCAGGCGCCAAAGCGGTGGAGCTGCTCGGCGGACTGGGAGCAGCCAAGGGTAAAATTATCGAGCTGCAGGGCGATGCCGGCGGCAAGGTGATGATGGATCGCCATGATGGCTTCCATGAGGTCGTCGAGGCGGAGAAGGGCGTGCAAATTATCGAAGGGCCATACTCCAACTACGTTCGCGCCGAGGCTGTCAAGGCAATGCAGGACTTGCTGCAGGCTCACCCGGATGTCTCGCTGGTCTATGCGCATAATGATGATATGGCGATGGGTGCGGTTCAAGTGCTGAAGCAGGCGAATATGCTGGATAAAGTAAAGGTTGTCGGTATCGACGGGCTCTCCGAGGCGGTCAATGCGATCATCGAGGGCAGCTACAGTGCCACCGTGCTGAATGACCCCGCTGTCCTCGGGCGGCTCGTCGTGCGGACGGCGCTGAAGGTAGCTAAGGGGGAACAGGTGGAGAGCTATATCGACGGGGGAACGGGCCTAATCGATGCGAGCAATGCAGCCAAATATAAGAGCGACAATGTGTTCGCGCCAATGGAATAG
- the deoC gene encoding deoxyribose-phosphate aldolase, which yields MKIASYIDHTLLKAQATSAEIGQLCAEAKQFGFASVCVNPYYVAEASRLLAGSSVAVCTVIGFPLGMNTTAIKVAETTDAVNNGATEIDMVINVGALKERNTELVRDEIAAVVIAAEGRLVKVILETCLLDKEEIELASRLSAEAGAQFVKTSTGFSTGGATAEDVRLMKSAAGAGVKVKASGGVRDYAAALAMIEAGAERIGTSNGIQIATNSSDSASSGY from the coding sequence ATGAAGATTGCATCATACATTGACCATACGTTATTGAAGGCTCAGGCCACGAGCGCTGAGATTGGACAACTATGCGCGGAGGCGAAGCAATTCGGATTTGCATCGGTATGCGTCAATCCTTACTATGTAGCCGAAGCATCCAGATTGCTGGCAGGCAGCAGTGTAGCGGTATGCACTGTAATCGGCTTTCCACTGGGCATGAACACCACGGCGATCAAGGTAGCAGAGACGACAGACGCGGTGAACAATGGAGCGACGGAGATAGACATGGTGATCAACGTTGGCGCATTGAAGGAGCGCAACACCGAGCTTGTACGTGACGAGATTGCAGCCGTTGTGATAGCGGCAGAGGGACGTCTCGTCAAGGTCATCTTGGAAACCTGCCTGCTGGATAAGGAGGAGATCGAGCTGGCGAGCAGGCTCTCCGCCGAAGCGGGCGCACAGTTCGTCAAGACATCAACCGGCTTCTCGACTGGCGGAGCCACCGCCGAGGATGTGCGCCTGATGAAATCGGCGGCTGGAGCGGGAGTCAAGGTTAAAGCTTCGGGTGGAGTGCGCGACTATGCGGCAGCGCTAGCTATGATTGAAGCGGGCGCAGAGCGTATCGGCACGAGCAACGGCATTCAGATCGCTACGAACAGTTCGGACTCGGCCTCATCAGGTTACTAG
- a CDS encoding AraC family transcriptional regulator: METCLLFHLAGLELFCSTPDSAFRLSDSAKLLHTLLFIEGDGGQLTIDGETLNAQTERAYWIGPASVYELEAAMGQALRCYRVRLRVIRSSEELELHSGALFKQSHELLAYPFRRVLHILDRLHTLTGRDHANTTPYRAQLLLQELMVLLHEQNIDSGDPLSAAQAVDRAVKFMQTNYAHPITVKQMAALAEVPAWQFTLIFQELTGRKPLDYITELRIRRSKELLIQESAPLREIARQVGFTDEYYFNRRFRQLTGLSPRRYARLANHHLIRVRDWLGHEVDIPSSPSRIIYHGETFGDLLALGVQPIGGGLQFQQHRKVRDQTRDVCDVGFPLQPDIARELRPDLIIMASSNDRLYRSISQIAPALAFDSYAPLGQRMTQLGEWLGKQQEASQWLERFHSRAESIWRRLPLGTDVTATVFAIHHGRLFVMGATGFSSSLYYPYAFNPPASIKELIQDGSGYAELSPDRPGSLASYAGDYLFLLCSSDEESRVTLGRLSSSTSWLSLPAVRAGRVYQLEADEWNHADALTVESSLELLPTLLHF; the protein is encoded by the coding sequence ATGGAGACCTGTCTCTTATTTCATCTGGCTGGATTGGAACTATTCTGTTCAACACCTGATTCTGCCTTCCGCCTGTCCGACAGCGCTAAGCTGCTGCATACCTTATTGTTCATCGAAGGAGATGGCGGCCAGTTAACCATTGACGGCGAAACCTTGAATGCTCAAACCGAGCGAGCATACTGGATCGGGCCCGCAAGCGTCTACGAACTGGAGGCAGCCATGGGGCAAGCCCTGCGTTGCTATCGTGTCCGTCTGCGAGTGATTCGCTCCAGTGAAGAGTTGGAGCTGCATTCGGGCGCATTGTTTAAACAAAGCCATGAATTGCTTGCCTACCCATTCCGCCGTGTGCTTCATATCCTTGACAGGCTGCATACATTGACCGGTAGGGATCATGCCAATACCACACCATATCGGGCGCAATTGCTGCTTCAAGAACTGATGGTCTTGCTGCATGAACAAAATATTGACAGCGGGGATCCTTTGAGCGCTGCTCAAGCCGTCGACCGTGCGGTCAAGTTCATGCAGACGAACTATGCGCATCCGATTACGGTCAAGCAGATGGCAGCTCTCGCCGAGGTTCCCGCCTGGCAGTTCACACTGATCTTTCAGGAGCTGACCGGAAGAAAACCGCTGGATTACATCACGGAGCTGCGCATACGCCGTTCCAAGGAGCTGCTTATTCAAGAGAGCGCACCGCTTCGGGAGATTGCCCGCCAGGTCGGATTTACAGACGAATATTATTTCAATCGCCGTTTTCGCCAGTTGACCGGACTGTCGCCAAGACGATATGCACGTCTGGCCAATCATCATCTGATCCGTGTACGAGACTGGCTAGGCCATGAGGTAGATATTCCTTCCTCACCTTCCCGGATTATCTATCACGGCGAGACCTTTGGCGACCTGCTGGCGCTGGGCGTGCAGCCGATCGGCGGCGGTCTCCAGTTTCAGCAGCATCGCAAGGTGCGAGATCAGACCCGCGACGTCTGCGACGTTGGCTTCCCTCTGCAACCGGACATCGCCAGGGAGCTGCGGCCGGATCTCATCATTATGGCCAGTTCGAATGATAGACTGTACCGCTCCATCTCACAGATCGCTCCCGCCCTGGCCTTTGACTCCTATGCCCCGCTAGGGCAGAGGATGACACAGCTTGGAGAGTGGCTAGGCAAGCAACAAGAGGCAAGTCAATGGCTGGAACGGTTTCACTCGCGGGCGGAGTCCATATGGCGGCGGTTGCCGCTTGGAACGGATGTGACGGCGACTGTCTTCGCCATTCATCATGGACGTTTATTTGTGATGGGTGCCACCGGATTCTCCTCCTCCCTCTACTATCCTTATGCCTTCAATCCCCCGGCGTCTATTAAGGAGCTGATACAGGATGGGAGCGGCTATGCCGAGCTCTCCCCTGACCGTCCCGGCAGCTTAGCCAGCTATGCCGGTGACTATCTGTTCCTGCTCTGTTCTTCGGATGAAGAGTCGCGCGTTACGCTCGGCAGGTTGAGTTCGAGTACATCCTGGCTATCGCTTCCGGCTGTGCGAGCAGGCAGAGTCTATCAACTGGAGGCGGATGAGTGGAATCATGCGGATGCGCTAACTGTCGAAAGCTCGCTTGAGCTGCTGCCTACGCTGCTACACTTCTGA
- a CDS encoding ABC transporter substrate-binding protein produces MKSIARQLTAVGMLLTMGGWLIACGSSGNSGSAPGTVDGQTAQNLSSKQIESSSTQTATETETRTYTDHAGHMVSIPVQPQRIVFHGETVGDLIALGIQPIASASNFIDGTVFADKTGDIADLGFPINIEKTTELEPDLILYANNDEKIYQSLSQIAPTLIFNTFTPLDQRILELGDITGYKQQAEQWLASYRERTERMWDKLHDAGVKEGETATVLTYYPGDRLFVMLSTGLSQILYEKQGFKAPNPVQKLLDTGKGFEQISMELLDQFAGDRIFILTPVPEEAKASTEAMLQSPLWQQLPAVKNGHVYMIDIMKSSSDAATREWLLDYLPQLLTEAE; encoded by the coding sequence ATGAAATCGATAGCAAGGCAACTCACTGCTGTAGGTATGCTTCTAACCATGGGAGGGTGGCTGATCGCCTGCGGAAGCAGTGGAAACAGCGGGAGCGCTCCAGGAACGGTCGACGGACAGACGGCACAAAACCTGTCGAGCAAGCAGATAGAGTCTTCCTCTACGCAGACTGCTACAGAGACGGAGACACGAACGTATACGGATCATGCGGGCCACATGGTGTCTATTCCCGTACAACCACAGCGAATTGTATTTCACGGGGAAACCGTCGGTGATCTCATTGCGCTTGGCATTCAGCCTATCGCCAGCGCAAGCAACTTTATCGACGGGACAGTCTTCGCGGATAAGACGGGAGACATCGCCGACCTCGGATTTCCGATTAATATTGAGAAGACAACGGAGCTAGAGCCCGATCTGATTCTTTATGCTAATAATGATGAGAAGATATATCAATCCCTCTCGCAGATCGCGCCTACACTCATCTTCAATACCTTTACTCCGCTCGATCAGCGTATTCTGGAATTAGGCGACATCACAGGCTACAAGCAGCAGGCCGAGCAATGGCTTGCTTCCTATCGCGAGCGAACGGAGAGAATGTGGGACAAGCTTCACGACGCGGGAGTCAAAGAGGGCGAGACCGCGACAGTGCTTACCTACTACCCTGGCGACCGGCTGTTTGTCATGCTGAGCACCGGGTTATCGCAAATACTGTATGAGAAGCAGGGCTTCAAGGCCCCCAATCCGGTTCAGAAGCTGCTCGATACGGGCAAAGGCTTTGAGCAAATTTCAATGGAGCTGCTGGATCAATTTGCCGGGGATCGAATCTTCATCCTCACTCCGGTACCGGAGGAAGCGAAGGCCTCAACAGAGGCGATGCTGCAAAGTCCGCTTTGGCAGCAGTTGCCTGCGGTCAAAAACGGGCATGTCTACATGATTGACATTATGAAAAGCTCAAGTGATGCTGCTACCCGCGAGTGGCTGCTGGACTATCTGCCGCAGCTTCTTACTGAAGCCGAATAA